Proteins encoded in a region of the Dehalococcoidia bacterium genome:
- a CDS encoding DsrE family protein — translation MSKLLVNATHGPEDAERAILPFVVGNVAATADQEAVVLLTIEGVWLATNRCAGAVQKDGFPPLQEVVQSFVANGGQIWACGACTKPRGIGAADLIDGARIVTAANVVEYMAAGAATLSF, via the coding sequence GTGAGCAAGCTGCTGGTGAACGCAACCCATGGGCCAGAGGACGCGGAGCGGGCGATCCTGCCGTTCGTCGTCGGCAACGTCGCGGCGACGGCCGACCAGGAGGCGGTGGTGCTGCTGACGATCGAGGGCGTCTGGCTGGCGACCAACCGCTGCGCCGGCGCTGTCCAGAAGGATGGCTTTCCGCCGCTGCAAGAGGTGGTGCAGTCGTTCGTCGCCAACGGCGGGCAGATCTGGGCCTGCGGCGCCTGCACGAAACCGCGCGGCATCGGCGCGGCAGACCTGATCGATGGCGCACGCATCGTCACCGCCGCGAACGTGGTCGAATACATGGCCGCCGGCGCCGCGACGCTGAGCTTCTGA
- a CDS encoding sulfurtransferase TusA family protein encodes MHEDVNDTGDEHRRMGEALIAAVVKRDFAALEACFHPEIRFRALVPPGVREATGAQDAVAYFQRWFGDADQLELLESDAGTLADRLHVRYRFLVVDADGRQTVEQQAYGDLQDGKLVRLDLLCSGFRPFLAPGQAAVPAAVLDAIGATCATLTPLIQRTMRTLASGQVLEVCADEPEACEGIAAWSRLTGNALLATVEEETGRTRFYLRKRT; translated from the coding sequence ATGCACGAGGACGTCAACGACACCGGCGACGAGCACCGGCGAATGGGCGAAGCGTTGATCGCCGCCGTAGTGAAGCGCGACTTCGCGGCACTGGAAGCGTGCTTTCATCCCGAGATCCGGTTTCGGGCGCTGGTTCCGCCCGGTGTGCGCGAAGCGACGGGCGCGCAGGATGCGGTGGCGTATTTCCAGCGCTGGTTCGGCGACGCCGATCAGTTGGAGCTGCTTGAGAGTGACGCCGGCACGCTGGCCGACCGGCTGCATGTGCGCTACCGCTTCCTCGTCGTGGATGCCGACGGCAGACAGACCGTGGAGCAGCAGGCCTATGGCGACCTGCAGGACGGCAAGCTCGTGCGATTGGACCTCCTGTGCTCAGGGTTCCGGCCGTTCCTCGCTCCGGGCCAGGCGGCAGTCCCGGCCGCGGTGCTGGATGCGATCGGAGCGACCTGCGCCACGCTCACGCCGCTGATTCAGCGCACGATGCGAACGCTGGCGAGCGGCCAGGTACTGGAAGTCTGCGCCGACGAGCCCGAGGCGTGTGAGGGCATTGCCGCCTGGAGCCGGTTGACCGGCAACGCGTTGCTGGCAACGGTTGAGGAGGAAACGGGGCGAACGCGCTTCTACCTGCGCAAGCGAACTTGA